In Streptomyces sp. NBC_01439, the following are encoded in one genomic region:
- a CDS encoding ATP-binding cassette domain-containing protein, whose product MARQLPRLAGTGLRLAHLADARALHVVLASEAGRGVAQAVGLVAVNSVLGHVLAAGSTNERLTQALPALTVVAVTAFLGSLLRSASTAATGALEPKVQRVATEQYLGLVYRTELSAIEDDEFHRLLDAARYGADSARRMIRYCTNTLNSAVSLIAAAGVLTVLHPVLLPLLVLMTLPSAWSSLMISRQRYISFHAFVQHARAGHLLGQLLTQKEAAAEVRVHGVGPFLLGHFRTMAETSEREQTRLARRAARIGLAADGAGGIATLLTYGALGGLLWAGAMEFAVAGTAVLAIRTGAASLDSLVLQVTELHQESLFVADFERLCREAKTRAIPTGGDPLPERLREVRFEKVTFTYPGSGGGEPEPTLREVSLSFPTGKITALVGENGSGKSTLVRLLAGLYLPDEGGGTIWWDDVDARTADRDQVFGRVALMSQDFYHWPFTFRVNVGIGQPGQAIDDRAVGEASGFSGADEVLGGLPRGLGTLLARGYRGGHQISGGQWQRIGIARAKYRQAEILIVDEPTSALDAVAEQRVFDQIRALAATTGQTIVLITHRLHSVRHADLIHVLKSGRVAESGTWEELMDPATGTGDFRDAYLVQASAFDAAIPTQSPGKHDTLRAQDNA is encoded by the coding sequence ATGGCGCGCCAGCTCCCCCGGTTGGCGGGGACCGGCCTGCGGCTCGCCCACCTCGCCGACGCCCGCGCCCTGCATGTGGTCCTGGCCTCGGAGGCCGGGCGGGGCGTCGCGCAGGCGGTCGGCCTGGTCGCGGTCAACAGCGTGCTCGGCCACGTCCTCGCGGCGGGCAGCACCAACGAGCGTCTGACTCAGGCGCTGCCCGCGCTCACGGTCGTGGCCGTCACGGCGTTCCTCGGGTCGCTCCTGCGCTCGGCCTCGACGGCGGCCACCGGAGCCTTGGAGCCGAAGGTGCAGCGCGTCGCCACCGAGCAGTACCTCGGCCTGGTGTACCGCACGGAGCTGTCGGCGATCGAGGACGACGAGTTCCACCGGTTGCTGGACGCGGCCCGCTACGGCGCCGACTCGGCCCGCCGGATGATCCGGTACTGCACCAACACCCTGAACTCCGCCGTGTCGCTGATCGCAGCGGCTGGCGTGCTCACCGTCCTGCACCCGGTGCTGCTGCCGCTCCTGGTCCTGATGACGCTGCCGAGCGCGTGGAGTTCGCTGATGATCTCCCGCCAGCGGTACATCTCCTTCCACGCCTTCGTCCAGCACGCCCGCGCCGGGCACCTGCTCGGCCAGCTGCTGACCCAGAAGGAGGCGGCGGCCGAGGTCCGCGTCCACGGCGTCGGCCCGTTCCTGCTCGGGCACTTCCGCACGATGGCCGAGACCAGTGAACGCGAGCAGACGCGGCTGGCCCGCCGCGCTGCCCGGATCGGGCTCGCCGCCGACGGTGCCGGCGGTATCGCCACCCTGCTCACCTACGGGGCCCTGGGCGGCCTCCTCTGGGCCGGAGCGATGGAATTCGCCGTCGCCGGCACGGCGGTACTGGCCATCCGCACCGGCGCCGCCAGCCTCGACAGCCTGGTGCTCCAGGTCACCGAGCTCCACCAGGAGTCCCTGTTCGTCGCCGACTTCGAGCGGCTGTGCCGGGAGGCGAAGACCCGGGCCATCCCCACAGGCGGGGACCCGCTGCCAGAGCGGCTGCGGGAGGTCCGGTTCGAGAAGGTCACCTTCACATACCCCGGCAGCGGCGGTGGCGAGCCGGAACCCACGCTGCGCGAGGTGAGCCTTTCGTTCCCGACGGGGAAGATCACCGCGCTGGTGGGCGAGAACGGCTCGGGCAAGTCCACCCTGGTCAGGCTCCTCGCCGGCCTGTACCTGCCGGACGAGGGCGGCGGCACGATCTGGTGGGACGATGTCGATGCCCGTACCGCCGACCGCGACCAGGTCTTCGGCCGCGTCGCGCTGATGTCGCAGGACTTCTACCACTGGCCTTTCACGTTCCGGGTGAACGTCGGTATTGGGCAGCCCGGTCAGGCCATCGACGATCGGGCGGTCGGGGAGGCCTCCGGCTTCTCCGGTGCCGACGAGGTCCTGGGCGGCCTGCCTCGCGGGCTCGGCACGCTGCTGGCTCGCGGCTACCGCGGCGGGCACCAGATCTCAGGCGGGCAGTGGCAGCGCATCGGCATCGCGCGGGCCAAGTACCGGCAGGCCGAGATCCTGATCGTGGACGAGCCCACCAGCGCCCTGGACGCGGTCGCTGAGCAGCGGGTCTTCGACCAGATCAGGGCCCTGGCCGCGACCACCGGGCAGACGATCGTGCTCATCACCCACCGCCTGCATTCCGTGCGCCATGCGGACCTCATCCACGTCTTG
- a CDS encoding lantibiotic dehydratase, whose protein sequence is MTNSVFRSGRTALVRAVASPTPPLLPWPDLADRAPGALTGQLPWLRAIRATDTGRALWHASPALGSEVDGLLAAESPGHRDVRRAAVSVARYVLRAHGRPTPFGYFAGVTNVGFGGSARADWGREHLPVARASAEWMAEMIARLEADTDLLQRIPVVVNTTLTERGDRLVVPYRTGTGAARQRAVEASVRMTGAVSAVLTAAQAPIPVADLMAKVLAEFPSTGKSTVTGFVQELVRVGVLISALHAPSTETDALGYLLAQLDAIGAYEVVGVSETLAALQTAHAALQHTSGHEVARALMRTVAPRLRRDPVAVDLRLDGTLVLPETVAQEAERAALLLARVCPAPFGTAAWKAYHMRFYERFGIGSMVPVLDVVADSGIGYPDGYAGAGPADHKPQLTGRDQVLLRLAQQAALDGRREVVLDEATIDALTMGSEPLRLPPHLELGFRLRASDTAALDQGRFRLEVVTVSRGVGVGTGRFLSVLDSGQRQALVKELACLPASDPDTVAMQLSFPPLLPESAHVTRTPRVLPTVISLAEHRPPGGDVLTVDDLAVGCDGRRMYLAAPAFGERVEAVGMHALNLDTHTPPLARFLTELGRAQCAQVTTFDWGAAARLPYLPRLRTGRIILAPARWRLEAGELPVADRPWEEWDGAFGTWREARKLPLTVHVGEGDRLLPLDLTVPAHRALLREELERAGAITVAEAPGAAELGWCGGRAHEVVVPLKASRPPAWPRLPQPTAARTSRRDLVHTPAVSPVLLASVYGDIRRQDVLLAEHLPDLLDRLGGPPWWFVRFRDPHQHLRLRFALPTPEAFAATASTVSTWADELRRAGLVSDLRYGTSYPEMGRWGEGSAWAGAEEVFRADSRAVLAQLTCTGRPSLRALVAAHSVAIAAAYLGSTAKAMAWLIHHIPAAPPAPVARPEFAEAVALANPDDDWAALRSVPGGETILHAWSGRGQALDRYRDHFPGPDTEGIDADDVLTSLLHVHFVRAVAVDFPEEAVCLYLARAAALAWTARRPR, encoded by the coding sequence GTGACAAACTCCGTGTTTCGGTCCGGCCGTACGGCGCTCGTGCGCGCGGTGGCGTCCCCCACTCCTCCGCTGCTGCCCTGGCCCGACCTGGCCGACCGGGCCCCCGGGGCCTTGACCGGGCAGCTTCCCTGGCTGCGTGCAATCCGCGCCACGGACACCGGAAGGGCCTTGTGGCACGCCAGCCCGGCGCTGGGCAGTGAAGTCGACGGCCTTCTGGCCGCCGAAAGTCCCGGGCACCGTGATGTGCGTAGGGCTGCAGTCTCGGTGGCCCGGTACGTGCTGCGAGCACACGGTCGCCCCACTCCCTTCGGGTACTTCGCCGGCGTCACCAATGTCGGCTTTGGTGGCTCGGCCCGAGCCGACTGGGGGCGCGAGCACCTGCCGGTGGCCCGTGCGTCCGCGGAATGGATGGCGGAGATGATCGCCCGGCTGGAGGCCGACACCGATCTGCTGCAGCGGATTCCGGTGGTCGTAAATACAACGCTCACCGAACGCGGCGATCGTCTCGTCGTCCCGTACCGGACGGGCACCGGTGCCGCCCGCCAGCGCGCGGTCGAGGCCTCCGTCCGGATGACCGGCGCCGTGTCTGCCGTCCTCACCGCCGCACAGGCGCCCATCCCGGTCGCCGATCTCATGGCGAAGGTCTTGGCCGAGTTCCCATCGACAGGGAAGAGCACGGTCACCGGGTTCGTGCAGGAGCTGGTGCGGGTCGGCGTCTTGATCAGCGCCTTGCACGCTCCGAGCACGGAGACCGATGCGCTCGGCTACCTACTGGCCCAGCTCGACGCCATCGGTGCCTACGAGGTCGTCGGGGTATCGGAGACCCTCGCCGCTCTGCAAACGGCCCACGCTGCACTCCAGCACACCAGCGGGCACGAGGTCGCCCGTGCCCTGATGCGCACCGTGGCCCCCCGGCTGCGCCGGGACCCGGTCGCCGTCGACCTGCGCCTGGACGGAACCCTCGTACTGCCGGAGACGGTCGCACAGGAGGCCGAGCGCGCCGCCCTGCTGCTGGCCCGCGTCTGCCCGGCACCATTCGGGACCGCAGCCTGGAAGGCGTACCACATGCGGTTCTACGAGCGGTTCGGGATCGGCTCCATGGTTCCGGTGCTCGACGTGGTCGCGGACAGCGGCATCGGCTACCCCGACGGATACGCGGGCGCCGGCCCTGCGGACCACAAGCCGCAGCTGACGGGCCGCGACCAGGTACTGCTGCGGCTGGCACAGCAAGCTGCCCTGGACGGCCGCCGCGAGGTCGTCCTCGACGAGGCCACGATCGACGCCCTGACCATGGGCAGCGAACCGCTACGCCTCCCGCCCCACCTTGAGCTCGGATTCCGGCTCCGCGCATCCGACACCGCAGCACTGGACCAAGGCCGCTTCCGCCTCGAAGTGGTCACCGTGTCCCGGGGCGTGGGAGTTGGAACGGGCCGGTTCCTCTCCGTTCTCGACTCCGGGCAGCGGCAAGCCCTGGTCAAAGAGCTTGCGTGCCTTCCGGCTTCCGATCCGGATACGGTCGCCATGCAGCTGTCATTCCCGCCACTGCTGCCCGAAAGCGCGCACGTCACCCGGACACCGCGCGTGCTGCCTACCGTGATCAGCCTTGCCGAGCACCGGCCTCCTGGTGGGGACGTGCTGACCGTCGATGACCTGGCCGTGGGCTGCGACGGGCGCCGGATGTACCTCGCTGCCCCCGCCTTCGGCGAGCGTGTGGAGGCGGTGGGGATGCACGCCCTGAACCTGGACACCCACACCCCGCCGCTGGCCAGGTTCCTCACCGAGCTGGGCCGCGCCCAGTGCGCGCAGGTCACCACGTTCGACTGGGGGGCCGCCGCCCGCCTTCCCTACCTTCCCCGCCTGCGCACCGGCCGCATCATCCTGGCGCCGGCCCGCTGGCGGCTGGAAGCCGGCGAGCTGCCTGTGGCCGACCGGCCGTGGGAGGAATGGGACGGTGCGTTCGGCACCTGGCGCGAGGCCCGCAAGCTCCCCCTGACGGTGCACGTCGGCGAAGGCGACCGGCTCCTTCCCCTCGACCTCACCGTCCCCGCCCACAGGGCACTGCTACGTGAAGAGCTGGAGCGCGCTGGTGCGATCACGGTCGCCGAGGCTCCGGGCGCGGCCGAGCTGGGATGGTGCGGCGGGCGGGCCCACGAGGTCGTTGTGCCGCTCAAGGCAAGCCGCCCTCCGGCCTGGCCTCGCCTGCCTCAGCCCACGGCTGCTCGCACCAGTCGGAGGGACCTGGTTCACACTCCCGCCGTCTCGCCGGTGCTCCTGGCCAGCGTGTACGGGGACATCCGCCGCCAGGACGTCCTGCTCGCTGAGCACCTGCCGGACCTCCTGGACCGGCTCGGCGGGCCGCCCTGGTGGTTCGTACGGTTCCGCGACCCCCACCAGCACCTGCGGCTCCGGTTCGCCCTGCCCACCCCGGAAGCCTTCGCCGCCACGGCGAGCACCGTGAGCACATGGGCGGACGAACTCCGGCGGGCTGGACTGGTGTCGGACCTGCGTTACGGCACCTCCTATCCGGAGATGGGCCGGTGGGGAGAAGGGTCGGCGTGGGCTGGGGCCGAGGAAGTCTTCCGAGCCGACTCCCGAGCCGTCCTCGCACAGCTCACCTGCACAGGCCGGCCGTCCCTGCGGGCACTGGTCGCCGCGCACAGCGTTGCCATCGCCGCCGCCTACCTGGGCAGTACGGCGAAGGCGATGGCGTGGCTGATCCACCACATCCCCGCGGCGCCTCCGGCACCGGTGGCCCGCCCGGAGTTCGCCGAGGCCGTCGCGCTCGCCAACCCCGACGACGACTGGGCAGCCCTGCGGTCCGTCCCCGGCGGCGAGACGATCCTCCATGCCTGGAGCGGACGCGGCCAGGCCCTGGACCGCTACCGGGACCACTTCCCCGGACCGGACACCGAGGGCATCGACGCAGACGATGTGCTGACCTCCCTGCTCCACGTCCACTTCGTCCGCGCCGTCGCCGTGGACTTCCCCGAGGAAGCCGTCTGCCTCTACCTCGCGCGCGCCGCCGCCCTCGCCTGGACCGCCAGGAGGCCCCGCTGA
- a CDS encoding GntR family transcriptional regulator, giving the protein MSNLNLLDRALFLVRRQISIAYPPGTSVPSTEQLARVLRLPKTHVHRALQRLDTLGEISLHTGSLPVRLRPHEPHPRDRALHGAVRDRIRAGYYLPGQALPTGLLGEEFRLRPHRVQRALRFLVAEKTLRFDENGAYGPGHYVPVESMEAVA; this is encoded by the coding sequence ATGAGCAACTTGAATCTCCTGGATCGCGCCCTTTTCCTCGTACGCCGGCAGATCAGCATCGCGTACCCGCCAGGGACATCCGTTCCCAGCACCGAGCAGCTGGCACGGGTACTCAGACTCCCGAAGACGCACGTACACCGGGCACTACAGCGGCTGGACACCCTGGGGGAGATCTCGCTGCACACCGGGAGCCTTCCGGTCCGCCTCCGCCCGCATGAACCGCACCCCCGCGACCGCGCGCTCCATGGCGCCGTCCGGGACCGGATACGCGCCGGCTACTACCTGCCCGGCCAGGCTCTGCCGACAGGGCTGCTGGGCGAGGAGTTCAGACTGCGCCCCCACCGCGTCCAGCGTGCGTTGCGGTTCCTCGTGGCGGAGAAGACCCTGCGCTTCGACGAAAACGGTGCCTACGGTCCGGGCCACTACGTGCCTGTGGAATCCATGGAGGCGGTCGCGTGA
- a CDS encoding lanthionine synthetase C family protein, with translation MMPHPALGFTQEIADQLADPAAVLGSQASSNWRRQSLGHGVPGIALLHIELAAADLAPWDRAHAWLSAAAAQPLTSGADSHAFYGAPAFAHTLACAAERLPGAYGSALDALDWQVTRDARRRLAVAEQRIEAGELPALAEFDAIRGLTGYGAYLLRRRPDSDTVRAVLDYLIQLTEPLTHRGETVPGWWTASGPSGRPDDRYPDGHANTGLAHGIGGVLALLALAAHRGTMACGHREAISSILRWLDRWEADTNRGPAWPYWVTLPALRAGHMPVGPQRPSWCYGTAGLARAQQLAAIALGDRRRQLAAEQSLLAALTDPTQLRKTTDNGLCHGFAGLAHTAARAAADALPATAGQLRAVLPALLSAVCPPGSDPATVAASLLHPQEPGPGLLDGAAGIALALLNPSGAPTQTAWDTCLLVA, from the coding sequence CTGATGCCCCACCCCGCCCTCGGCTTCACACAGGAGATCGCCGACCAGCTCGCCGACCCGGCGGCCGTTCTCGGCTCGCAGGCCTCCTCCAACTGGCGTCGGCAGTCCCTCGGGCACGGCGTTCCCGGTATCGCACTGCTGCACATCGAGCTCGCCGCCGCCGACCTCGCACCGTGGGACCGCGCGCACGCCTGGCTCTCCGCCGCAGCGGCACAGCCGCTGACCAGCGGGGCCGACAGCCACGCCTTCTACGGTGCCCCGGCATTCGCCCACACCCTCGCCTGCGCGGCCGAACGCCTCCCGGGAGCGTACGGCTCCGCACTCGATGCCCTGGACTGGCAGGTGACCCGCGACGCGCGCCGCCGCCTGGCCGTGGCCGAGCAGCGCATCGAGGCCGGAGAACTCCCGGCGCTCGCTGAGTTCGACGCGATCCGCGGTCTCACCGGATACGGCGCCTACCTCCTTCGCCGGCGCCCCGACAGCGACACCGTCCGCGCCGTCCTCGACTACCTGATCCAGCTGACTGAGCCGCTCACCCACCGGGGCGAGACCGTGCCCGGATGGTGGACCGCCTCCGGACCCTCCGGCCGGCCCGACGACCGCTACCCCGACGGGCACGCCAACACCGGCCTCGCCCACGGCATCGGAGGCGTCCTTGCCCTCCTCGCGCTCGCCGCGCACCGCGGGACCATGGCCTGCGGCCATCGGGAAGCCATCAGCAGCATCCTTCGCTGGCTGGACCGCTGGGAGGCCGACACCAACCGGGGACCGGCCTGGCCGTACTGGGTAACCCTCCCAGCCCTGCGAGCGGGCCACATGCCCGTGGGGCCGCAGCGGCCGTCCTGGTGCTACGGCACCGCCGGCCTCGCCCGCGCCCAGCAGCTCGCCGCCATCGCCCTCGGAGACCGGAGACGACAACTGGCCGCCGAGCAGAGCCTGCTAGCCGCACTGACCGACCCCACGCAGCTCCGCAAGACCACCGACAACGGCCTGTGCCACGGATTCGCCGGTCTCGCGCACACCGCCGCCCGGGCCGCCGCGGACGCCCTGCCAGCCACCGCCGGCCAGCTCCGGGCAGTCCTCCCCGCGCTCCTGTCCGCCGTGTGCCCCCCTGGCAGCGACCCCGCCACCGTCGCAGCCAGCCTTCTGCACCCGCAGGAACCCGGCCCGGGGCTCCTCGACGGCGCGGCGGGAATCGCCCTGGCCCTCCTGAACCCCAGCGGCGCACCGACCCAGACCGCTTGGGACACCTGCCTGCTCGTCGCCTGA
- a CDS encoding FxLD family lanthipeptide yields the protein MATNPNPGMTQAQPKARAKDPFHLDVELLEVGDAGALKTLTDDNCGSTCGACTTGVH from the coding sequence ATGGCCACCAATCCCAACCCGGGCATGACCCAGGCCCAGCCCAAGGCCAGGGCCAAGGACCCGTTCCACCTGGACGTGGAGCTGCTGGAGGTCGGCGACGCGGGCGCGCTGAAGACCCTGACCGACGACAACTGCGGCTCGACCTGCGGCGCGTGCACCACCGGCGTCCACTGA
- the fxlM gene encoding methyltransferase, FxLD system, giving the protein MQGTWHQINVTFPDRATAQQVISRTLGPALFAAEERGEVSAWWFMNKQPWKLRVRTVGDETPTLWDALSGLVRDDQVRQWIPTIYEPETLAFGGAQAVEAAHELFHADSRHLLTYPVQTGHLGRRETAVLLVSAMMRAAGLDWYEQGDVWDKVAAERPAPPILASELEAAMHSLLTVDARTLCREDGPLHGHADWVRAFARAGTALAVLNHQGRLRRGLRAVLAHHLIFHFNRAGLPLEDQSALSNLARKAIMGTSDTPATTPDGTPPADSVGSVNTDTLTTPDPTAEQLRNALVDQIRQEGHATNPAAEAALRTVPRHLFVPDASLQAAYANQPVHVKYDTDGMSISCASQPAVVALMLDQLDAQPGERILELGAGTGYNAALLAHLVGDTGHVTTIDVDDDLVERARAHLAAAEYTNVEALTRDGAVGYADGAPYDRIIATVGAHGIPHAWLDQLAPDGRLVVPQRIKGSVSRSIVYERRDGRWVSLGSEMNTFMPLRRGIADDDRRIISLVADGTVRLQAPAGTPIDAEALARVLEEPRVAEWTGMTVRAMESPEWMELFVSCSFDSGLIRMLFPAAAKGTTLAEDPYPSSTAVIDKGALTYLARRLSDQTTPEGGKLWEFGVIGHGPGSDELAARVAESIRTWDRNYRGRKGSFELHSLQGPTPKESPGRFSVDTPLNRIVIDFN; this is encoded by the coding sequence ATGCAGGGCACCTGGCACCAGATCAACGTCACCTTTCCGGACCGCGCGACCGCGCAGCAGGTGATCTCACGGACGCTCGGCCCTGCCCTGTTCGCCGCCGAGGAGAGGGGAGAAGTTTCCGCCTGGTGGTTCATGAACAAGCAGCCGTGGAAGCTGCGCGTGCGTACCGTCGGCGACGAGACCCCCACCTTGTGGGACGCGCTCAGCGGGCTGGTCCGGGACGACCAGGTGCGGCAGTGGATTCCCACCATCTACGAGCCAGAGACCTTGGCCTTCGGCGGGGCCCAGGCTGTGGAGGCGGCTCACGAGCTGTTCCACGCTGACAGCCGCCACCTGCTGACCTACCCCGTCCAGACCGGGCACCTCGGCCGCCGCGAGACCGCCGTACTCCTCGTCAGCGCGATGATGCGCGCCGCCGGACTCGACTGGTACGAGCAGGGCGATGTCTGGGACAAGGTCGCCGCCGAACGCCCGGCCCCGCCGATCCTCGCCTCCGAGCTGGAGGCGGCCATGCACTCCCTGCTGACCGTCGACGCCCGCACCCTGTGCCGGGAGGACGGCCCGCTCCACGGCCACGCCGACTGGGTCCGCGCCTTCGCACGGGCCGGGACCGCCCTCGCCGTCCTCAACCACCAAGGCCGCCTGCGCCGGGGACTGAGAGCCGTCCTCGCCCACCACCTGATCTTCCACTTCAACCGGGCCGGCCTCCCCCTGGAGGACCAGAGCGCCCTGTCCAACCTCGCCCGAAAGGCCATCATGGGAACGAGTGACACCCCCGCAACCACCCCCGACGGCACCCCGCCCGCCGATAGCGTCGGATCGGTGAACACCGACACGCTCACCACCCCCGACCCGACCGCGGAACAGCTCCGCAACGCCCTCGTCGACCAGATCCGCCAGGAAGGACACGCCACCAACCCGGCCGCCGAGGCCGCGCTGCGCACCGTTCCCCGGCACCTGTTCGTGCCCGATGCCTCCCTCCAGGCGGCCTACGCCAACCAGCCGGTCCACGTGAAGTACGACACCGACGGCATGTCCATCTCCTGCGCCTCCCAGCCCGCCGTGGTCGCCCTCATGCTCGACCAGCTCGATGCCCAGCCCGGCGAGCGCATCCTCGAACTCGGCGCCGGCACCGGCTACAACGCAGCCCTCCTCGCCCACCTCGTCGGCGACACCGGTCACGTCACCACCATCGACGTCGACGACGACCTCGTCGAGCGCGCCCGCGCCCACCTGGCCGCCGCCGAATACACGAACGTCGAAGCCCTGACCCGCGACGGAGCCGTCGGCTACGCCGACGGGGCGCCGTACGACCGGATCATCGCGACCGTCGGCGCCCACGGCATCCCGCACGCCTGGCTCGACCAGCTCGCGCCGGACGGGCGGCTCGTCGTTCCCCAGCGGATCAAGGGCAGCGTCTCCCGCTCCATCGTCTACGAACGCCGAGACGGCCGGTGGGTCTCCCTCGGCAGCGAGATGAACACCTTCATGCCCCTGCGCCGCGGCATCGCGGACGACGACCGGCGGATCATCTCCCTCGTCGCGGACGGGACCGTACGCCTGCAGGCGCCGGCCGGAACGCCCATCGACGCCGAGGCGCTGGCGCGCGTGCTCGAAGAACCGCGGGTCGCGGAGTGGACTGGGATGACGGTCCGCGCCATGGAATCGCCCGAGTGGATGGAGCTCTTCGTCAGCTGCTCCTTCGACTCCGGCCTGATCAGGATGCTGTTCCCGGCCGCTGCGAAGGGCACCACCCTCGCCGAGGACCCCTACCCCTCCTCCACCGCGGTCATCGACAAGGGCGCCCTGACCTACCTCGCACGGCGCCTCTCGGACCAGACCACCCCCGAGGGCGGCAAGCTGTGGGAGTTCGGCGTCATCGGCCACGGCCCCGGCAGCGACGAGCTCGCCGCCAGGGTCGCTGAGTCCATCCGGACCTGGGACCGCAACTACCGCGGTCGGAAAGGCAGCTTCGAGCTCCACTCCCTCCAGGGACCGACCCCCAAGGAAAGTCCCGGCCGGTTCTCCGTCGACACGCCCCTGAACCGGATCGTCATCGACTTCAACTGA